A single region of the Rhizobium sp. NLR16a genome encodes:
- a CDS encoding DUF3419 family protein: protein MSEFAPDAGFRKNRKLKDALLRHKAFSKEGFSERLFSLLFSGLVYPQIWEDPDLDMQAMELKPDHRIVTIGSGGCNMLAYLSKAPASIDVVDLNPHHIALNRLKLAAFKHLPGHADLVRFLAMPNEKSNSRAYDQHLAAKLDEATRSYWNGRKFGRRRVTVFDRNIYETGLLGRFIGAAHLLARLHGVKLREMTKTRSIREQRQFFEEQIAPLFEKPVVRWITGRKSSLFGLGIPPQQYDELASLAADHSIAPVLKHRLEKLACHFPMRDNYFAWQAFGRRYGTEEEGPLPTYLKAEHYEVIRANVDRVNVHHASFTELLACEPAASRDRYILLDAQDWMTDDQLNDVWREITRTAREGARVIFRTAAEKSIIEGRLSPSIRDQWDYFEEKSRELTALDRSAIYGGFHIYGKKA from the coding sequence ATGTCAGAATTTGCACCGGATGCCGGCTTCCGCAAGAACCGGAAACTCAAGGACGCCCTTCTCCGCCACAAGGCTTTTTCAAAGGAGGGCTTCTCCGAGCGTCTCTTCAGTCTTCTCTTCTCCGGTCTCGTCTATCCGCAGATCTGGGAGGATCCGGATCTCGACATGCAGGCGATGGAGCTGAAGCCCGATCATCGCATCGTCACCATCGGCTCCGGCGGCTGCAACATGCTCGCCTATCTCTCCAAGGCGCCGGCCTCGATCGACGTCGTCGACCTCAACCCGCACCACATCGCGCTGAACCGCCTGAAGCTTGCTGCGTTCAAGCACCTTCCCGGTCACGCCGATCTCGTCCGATTCCTGGCGATGCCGAACGAGAAGTCGAACAGCCGCGCTTATGACCAGCATCTCGCTGCCAAACTCGATGAAGCGACCCGCAGCTATTGGAACGGCCGCAAGTTCGGCCGCCGCCGCGTCACCGTCTTCGACCGCAACATCTACGAAACAGGCCTGCTCGGCCGCTTCATCGGCGCAGCCCATCTTCTGGCCCGCCTGCATGGCGTCAAGCTGCGCGAAATGACCAAGACCCGCTCGATCCGCGAACAGCGCCAATTCTTCGAAGAACAGATCGCCCCCCTGTTCGAAAAGCCGGTCGTGCGCTGGATCACCGGCCGCAAGAGCTCACTCTTCGGCCTCGGCATTCCGCCGCAGCAATATGACGAGCTCGCAAGCCTTGCCGCCGATCATTCGATCGCACCGGTGCTGAAGCATCGCCTGGAAAAGCTCGCCTGTCATTTCCCGATGCGCGACAACTATTTCGCCTGGCAGGCCTTCGGCCGCCGCTACGGCACCGAAGAAGAGGGCCCGCTGCCGACCTATCTAAAGGCGGAGCACTACGAGGTGATCCGCGCCAATGTCGACCGCGTCAACGTCCACCACGCAAGCTTCACCGAACTTCTGGCCTGCGAGCCGGCAGCCTCTCGCGACCGTTATATCCTGCTCGACGCGCAGGACTGGATGACTGACGACCAACTGAACGACGTCTGGCGGGAAATCACCCGCACGGCGCGCGAAGGCGCGCGCGTGATCTTCCGCACCGCCGCCGAAAAGAGCATCATCGAAGGCCGTCTGTCTCCTTCGATCCGCGACCAATGGGATTATTTCGAGGAGAAATCGCGAGAACTGACCGCGCTCGATCGCTCCGCGATCTACGGCGGTTTCCACATTTACGGGAAGAAGGCGTGA
- a CDS encoding GH25 family lysozyme, with translation MRRLLFCVLPLAILLAGCSSSGHDYLETASIKPKTRFRDTDPQDFGPKHPQQNAIHGIDISKWQGDIDWSTVRNSGVAFAFIKATEGKDRVDPRFDEYWREARAAGIPHAPYHFYYFCSSADEQADWFIRNVPKEAMRLPPVLDVEWNAESKTCRYRPDAETVRSEMQRFMDRLEAYYGKRPIIYTSVDFHRDNLAGYFQDYHFWVRSVAKHPEVTYSDRRWAFWQYTSTGVIPGIKGPTDINVFAGSAKNWNNWVAAVSKDRNS, from the coding sequence ATGCGCCGGCTTTTGTTTTGCGTTCTGCCCCTGGCCATCCTGCTGGCGGGGTGTTCCTCCTCCGGTCACGACTATCTCGAAACCGCATCGATCAAGCCGAAGACGCGCTTCCGGGATACCGATCCGCAGGATTTCGGCCCCAAGCATCCGCAGCAGAATGCGATCCACGGCATCGACATCTCCAAATGGCAGGGCGATATCGACTGGAGCACGGTGAGGAATTCCGGCGTCGCCTTTGCCTTCATCAAGGCGACGGAAGGCAAGGACAGGGTCGACCCCCGCTTCGATGAATATTGGCGCGAAGCGCGCGCCGCCGGCATCCCGCACGCCCCCTACCATTTCTATTATTTCTGCTCCTCGGCCGATGAGCAGGCCGACTGGTTCATCCGCAACGTGCCGAAGGAGGCCATGCGCCTGCCGCCGGTGCTCGACGTCGAATGGAACGCCGAATCGAAGACCTGTCGTTACCGCCCCGACGCGGAAACCGTGCGCTCCGAAATGCAGCGTTTCATGGACCGGCTGGAGGCCTATTATGGCAAGCGCCCGATTATCTACACCTCGGTCGATTTCCACCGCGATAATCTCGCCGGCTACTTCCAGGATTATCATTTCTGGGTCCGCTCGGTGGCAAAACATCCCGAGGTGACCTATTCCGACCGCCGCTGGGCCTTCTGGCAATATACCTCGACCGGCGTGATTCCCGGCATCAAGGGGCCGACCGACATCAACGTCTTTGCCGGCAGCGCAAAGAACTGGAACAATTGGGTCGCGGCCGTTTCCAAGGATAGAAATTCTTAG
- a CDS encoding lytic murein transglycosylase translates to MHRSLTSRSALALLFALAFAGGAAAQQAPAASAPAAPCGGDLSAFLQGVKADAVAAGASAAAADEALAGAEIDPKVLSRDRAQGVFKQTFLEFSQRTVSQARLDIGRQKMKQYADVFARAEQEFGIPQGVITAFWAMETDFGAVQGDFNTRNALVTLSHDCRRPELFRPQLIALIEMVEHGDLDPATNTGAWAGEIGQVQMLPRDIIAYGMDGDGDGHVRLKQSGPDAILTAAKFIQHLGFERGQPWLQEVTLPDNLPWEKSGLGGAMKASEWFALGVKPRDGNTAFGELEGDLVLPQGRMGPAFIAYPNFKIYLEWNKSFIYTTSAAYFATRLSGAPTYLKGAPEQGLANDQMKTLQTKLQSLGHDVGEIDGILGSGTRIAIQKEQQRLGIPADGWATPALLNAL, encoded by the coding sequence ATGCACCGCTCGCTCACAAGCCGCTCTGCACTCGCCCTCCTGTTTGCCCTCGCTTTTGCAGGCGGCGCGGCCGCCCAGCAGGCGCCCGCGGCCTCGGCTCCGGCAGCCCCCTGCGGCGGCGATCTGTCTGCCTTTCTCCAGGGCGTCAAGGCTGATGCGGTCGCCGCAGGCGCCAGCGCCGCAGCCGCCGACGAGGCGCTGGCCGGCGCCGAAATCGATCCCAAGGTCCTGAGCCGGGATCGCGCCCAGGGCGTCTTCAAGCAGACCTTCCTAGAATTCTCGCAGCGCACCGTCAGCCAAGCCCGTCTCGACATCGGCCGCCAGAAGATGAAGCAATATGCCGACGTCTTTGCCCGGGCCGAGCAGGAATTCGGCATTCCCCAAGGCGTCATCACCGCATTCTGGGCGATGGAAACCGATTTCGGCGCCGTCCAGGGCGATTTCAACACCCGCAATGCTCTGGTGACGCTGTCGCACGACTGCCGCCGCCCAGAACTCTTCCGCCCGCAGCTGATCGCCTTGATCGAGATGGTCGAGCACGGCGACCTTGACCCCGCCACCAACACCGGCGCCTGGGCCGGCGAGATCGGCCAGGTCCAGATGTTGCCGCGCGACATCATCGCCTATGGCATGGACGGCGACGGCGACGGCCATGTCCGCCTGAAGCAGAGCGGCCCGGACGCCATCCTGACGGCAGCGAAATTCATCCAGCATCTCGGCTTCGAGCGCGGTCAGCCCTGGCTGCAGGAAGTCACCCTGCCCGACAACCTGCCTTGGGAGAAATCCGGCCTTGGCGGCGCAATGAAGGCCAGCGAGTGGTTCGCGCTCGGCGTCAAGCCGCGCGACGGCAATACGGCCTTCGGTGAGCTCGAGGGCGATCTGGTCCTGCCGCAGGGCCGCATGGGACCGGCCTTCATCGCCTACCCGAATTTCAAGATATATCTCGAATGGAACAAGTCTTTCATCTACACGACCTCGGCCGCCTATTTCGCGACCCGCCTTTCCGGCGCCCCGACCTATCTCAAGGGCGCGCCGGAACAAGGGCTTGCCAACGACCAGATGAAGACGCTGCAGACCAAGCTGCAGTCGCTCGGCCACGATGTCGGAGAGATCGACGGCATTCTCGGTTCCGGCACGCGTATCGCGATCCAGAAGGAACAGCAGCGCTTGGGGATACCGGCCGACGGCTGGGCGACGCCTGCCCTTCTCAACGCTCTCTGA
- a CDS encoding class I SAM-dependent methyltransferase codes for MSKIGAETAGKSDQHASLMDGMYRYQRHIYDLTRKYYLLGRDSTIRHLDVPDGGTLLEVGCGTGRNMALAHKHFPGAKLFGLDISQEMLISARKTFATKATIPEFRVADATAFTPREFGVSGFDRILISYALSMIPDWERAVDASIAALNPGGQLHIVDFGQQEGLPRWFRRMLQAWLARFHVTPRADLREVLEAQAQEHNARLSFETVGGGYAWRAAIISRRS; via the coding sequence GTGAGTAAGATCGGCGCCGAGACGGCAGGAAAGAGCGATCAACATGCCAGCCTGATGGATGGCATGTACCGCTACCAGCGCCATATCTACGACCTGACCCGCAAATATTACCTCCTCGGCCGCGACAGCACGATCCGCCATCTCGACGTGCCAGACGGCGGCACCCTGCTCGAAGTCGGCTGCGGCACCGGCCGCAACATGGCCTTGGCGCACAAGCATTTTCCAGGCGCAAAGCTGTTCGGACTCGACATTTCCCAGGAAATGCTGATTTCGGCCCGCAAGACCTTCGCCACCAAGGCGACCATCCCGGAATTCCGCGTCGCCGACGCGACGGCGTTTACACCGCGCGAATTCGGCGTCAGCGGCTTCGACCGCATCCTCATTTCCTATGCCCTGTCGATGATCCCGGACTGGGAACGCGCCGTCGACGCGTCGATCGCCGCACTTAATCCCGGCGGCCAGTTGCATATCGTCGATTTCGGCCAGCAGGAAGGCCTGCCGCGTTGGTTCCGCCGCATGCTGCAGGCTTGGCTTGCGAGATTCCATGTCACTCCGCGCGCCGATCTGCGGGAGGTCCTGGAAGCGCAGGCCCAGGAACACAATGCGCGTTTATCCTTCGAAACAGTCGGCGGCGGTTACGCCTGGCGGGCGGCCATCATCAGCAGGCGCTCATAA